From the Nonlabens marinus S1-08 genome, one window contains:
- a CDS encoding OmpH family outer membrane protein encodes MKKVLLLLFLVAGTAMAQTGFVQYEAILASMSEVEPIRKELGDLSEKLRAELDKAEANSAQKMQDLQYRAAKPNVTAEEKQQLAQQAAALQAEYQNAAKSAELQLGAKENDLMKPILLKLNEAVQAVAKEKGLKLVVNATQVVYSEPGANISIDVAKRLGIKIDAEGKPTGN; translated from the coding sequence ATGAAAAAAGTACTTTTATTATTATTTCTAGTAGCAGGAACAGCAATGGCTCAAACAGGCTTCGTACAATATGAAGCAATCCTTGCCAGCATGTCAGAAGTGGAGCCTATCCGTAAGGAATTAGGAGATCTTTCAGAGAAACTACGTGCAGAGTTGGATAAAGCAGAAGCTAATTCAGCTCAAAAAATGCAAGACCTTCAATACCGTGCTGCAAAACCAAATGTTACTGCTGAAGAGAAGCAACAACTAGCTCAACAAGCAGCTGCACTTCAAGCGGAATATCAAAACGCAGCAAAATCAGCTGAGCTTCAACTAGGAGCAAAAGAAAACGACTTGATGAAACCTATTCTTTTGAAATTGAACGAAGCTGTTCAAGCAGTAGCTAAAGAAAAAGGATTGAAACTTGTGGTTAATGCTACTCAAGTTGTTTATTCTGAGCCAGGTGCTAATATTTCTATTGACGTTGCAAAACGTTTAGGTATCAAGATCGATGCTGAAGGAAAGCCAACAGGCAACTAA
- a CDS encoding response regulator, whose protein sequence is MSPNPFILSLIDDDEIYQYGFKRTVELSNFAKKVLIFSDGEEAINFLIDNIATAVALPDVIFLDINMPIMNGFEFMEEYIKLKPRVGKKITIYMVSSSIDPSDINRAKSISELSDYIIKPVSKDRLKNIIEDLEREHGLSK, encoded by the coding sequence ATGAGTCCAAATCCATTTATTTTAAGCCTAATCGACGATGATGAGATTTATCAATATGGTTTCAAAAGAACGGTGGAACTTTCAAATTTTGCTAAAAAGGTTTTGATCTTTTCAGATGGAGAGGAAGCTATAAATTTCTTGATAGATAATATCGCTACTGCCGTAGCATTACCTGATGTTATATTCTTGGACATCAATATGCCTATCATGAATGGTTTTGAGTTCATGGAAGAATACATCAAATTAAAACCAAGAGTAGGTAAAAAAATTACAATCTACATGGTATCATCTTCTATAGACCCATCAGATATCAATCGAGCTAAGTCTATAAGTGAATTGTCTGATTACATCATAAAACCAGTAAGTAAGGATCGGTTGAAAAATATTATTGAAGACCTAGAGCGCGAACATGGCTTATCCAAGTAG
- a CDS encoding DUF305 domain-containing protein — MESNDHTTSGKSKNHYTRFVAMLASSFVAMYITMYLNTYEWDHVWFSLTRFYMVCLGIAAMAIIMFVAMRGMYQNKKKNIAIVLGSIFLFVGALGLVRDQKSTVGDVLWMKAMIPHHSIAILTSERADIEDPEVKKLAEEIIKAQRREIAEMKAMIERLENE, encoded by the coding sequence ATGGAATCAAACGATCACACAACTTCTGGAAAATCAAAAAATCATTACACACGTTTTGTAGCTATGCTCGCTTCCTCATTTGTAGCAATGTACATCACCATGTATCTAAACACCTATGAATGGGACCACGTTTGGTTCAGCCTTACCCGTTTCTATATGGTCTGTCTGGGTATCGCCGCTATGGCCATTATAATGTTTGTGGCAATGCGCGGCATGTATCAAAACAAAAAGAAGAATATCGCAATAGTCTTGGGAAGTATCTTTCTATTTGTAGGTGCATTGGGACTGGTACGCGACCAAAAATCCACCGTGGGCGATGTATTGTGGATGAAAGCAATGATACCGCACCATTCCATCGCAATCCTTACCAGCGAGCGTGCGGATATAGAAGATCCAGAAGTCAAAAAATTAGCAGAAGAAATCATTAAAGCACAACGCAGGGAAATTGCCGAAATGAAGGCGATGATTGAACGTTTAGAAAACGAGTAA
- a CDS encoding ATP-binding protein produces MDIKNFPRTAYLVFAVTITMVIIAKSLGVTYFIKLQKQDAETINISGRQRMLSQRIIKQVYYQLIKGQNGVESYKEESLAKDIEDFKQGHSYLKGNNQEHSRNPKIDSLLKVAESYVMLISTQADLARRSDDVEIIKNAAIQISTAEKQYVRLMETVTQLIQQVAEEKNYRSMQISYFLAILSLFIILAELFFVIIPTFKKLKNSNQILTNKNRQLSDFAQISAHNLRAPIGNLIFLSNFYKDTDDPAEKEELFGKVEVVAEHLDETIGILVDSLRIQNQIDLKKEFLYFENVLKTTKAILAGEILKTQAVITSDFSKAPSLEYHKVYMDSIFLNLIGNAIKYKALDRKPEIHISSKKTPKGIQLKVSDNGLGIDLKRQGKKIFGLHQTFHRHTNAKGIGLFMTKNQIESLGGTIEVESEPNKGSIFIINFKTKL; encoded by the coding sequence ATGGATATTAAAAACTTTCCAAGGACCGCTTACCTTGTATTTGCAGTTACCATAACCATGGTGATTATTGCTAAATCTCTTGGCGTTACCTACTTCATAAAACTTCAAAAACAAGATGCAGAAACCATAAACATTTCTGGGCGCCAGCGCATGTTGAGTCAGCGAATTATTAAACAAGTATATTATCAACTCATCAAAGGACAAAACGGGGTGGAATCCTATAAGGAAGAAAGTCTTGCGAAGGATATCGAAGATTTTAAACAAGGGCATTCCTATTTGAAAGGAAACAATCAAGAGCATTCAAGAAACCCTAAAATTGATTCTCTACTTAAAGTTGCTGAATCTTATGTAATGCTTATTTCTACTCAAGCTGATCTAGCACGTAGATCAGACGATGTTGAAATAATTAAAAACGCAGCTATTCAAATAAGTACTGCTGAAAAGCAGTATGTCCGTTTAATGGAAACTGTTACACAATTAATCCAACAAGTAGCTGAAGAGAAAAACTATAGGTCGATGCAGATATCTTATTTTCTCGCGATCCTATCTCTTTTTATAATCCTTGCTGAACTTTTCTTTGTCATCATCCCTACCTTTAAGAAATTGAAGAACAGCAATCAAATCCTGACTAATAAGAACAGACAGTTATCAGATTTTGCACAAATAAGTGCCCATAACTTGAGAGCGCCTATAGGTAATCTGATATTTCTTTCCAATTTCTATAAAGACACAGATGATCCTGCGGAAAAGGAAGAGTTATTTGGAAAAGTAGAGGTGGTGGCAGAACACCTTGATGAAACTATAGGTATACTAGTGGACAGCTTAAGAATCCAAAACCAAATAGATCTTAAAAAGGAGTTTCTATATTTTGAGAACGTCTTAAAAACTACAAAAGCTATTCTCGCAGGTGAAATTTTAAAGACTCAAGCAGTAATTACATCTGACTTTAGTAAAGCTCCATCTTTAGAGTATCATAAGGTATACATGGACAGTATTTTTTTAAACTTGATAGGCAATGCTATTAAATACAAAGCACTAGATCGCAAACCTGAAATTCACATCAGCAGTAAAAAAACACCAAAGGGTATTCAATTAAAAGTCAGTGATAATGGATTAGGCATTGACCTTAAACGACAAGGGAAGAAAATCTTCGGTCTACACCAGACATTCCACCGTCACACTAATGCAAAGGGAATCGGTCTTTTTATGACAAAAAATCAGATTGAATCTTTAGGTGGAACCATAGAAGTAGAGAGCGAACCAAATAAAGGCAGTATATTTATTATCAACTTTAAAACAAAACTATGA
- a CDS encoding Lacal_2735 family protein has translation MFGLFKKKSEAEKLQEQYKKLMSDYHRLSTTDRAASDAAYAQADEVAKKLDALTK, from the coding sequence ATGTTCGGATTATTCAAGAAAAAGTCAGAAGCAGAAAAGTTACAAGAGCAATATAAAAAACTCATGTCTGACTACCACAGACTTTCCACTACAGACCGTGCCGCTAGCGATGCTGCTTATGCTCAAGCAGATGAAGTTGCTAAGAAATTAGACGCTCTTACTAAGTAA
- a CDS encoding mechanosensitive ion channel family protein — MMRSFLSLFFFAFLLNTSFSQEKADSLDTKENRPPSEESVIRENPSYGSNPIEEYNDSYYILSRINQNIGLPPTSMNFRTPQATLEEFIFSCREDDFEAAAYALNLNRMPSSLTKEKAAILAEKLFFVINQRVAIEWGSVSDRPDGQIDIQTATNQAIAGKPRRSVYFGQVDLNGRDAVLRLQRVKYLDYGAFWLISADTVENIEELYEVYGPRKLDRMIPSWARFDFLGIPVWKLVGTLLLLGIAFLMGKLVSRVMLWAFKNSRFSWLRVVHDTLSKPTGFAVAVLFFYITLNSLISFSGNLASWVYSFLLIVVICSITYLIMKFIDSFMIYVAENRIGDTNPEENSSARQMLTYVSVARRVVTFIIIIIGFIVIIGQFRSLEKLGISLLASAGVLTVVLGVAAQSTLGNIIAGVQIALTSPAKIGDTVYIDDEWCYVEDIRFTFMVVRTWDQRRLVIPLKYIISNIFENWSMTNPHQVRPIIVHADYRINVEDVRKKYDELLHSNDKWDEEHEPVIQVVEAEKDTIQIRALCSGKDASTTWALHCELREQLVDYIASLEDGLYLNRTRVELDDLRTEAESNSKT, encoded by the coding sequence ATGATGAGATCTTTTCTATCGCTTTTTTTCTTTGCCTTTTTATTGAACACTTCTTTCTCACAAGAAAAAGCAGATAGTCTTGATACTAAGGAAAACCGCCCTCCATCTGAGGAATCTGTCATAAGAGAAAATCCTAGTTATGGCAGCAATCCCATTGAGGAATACAATGATTCCTATTACATTTTATCTCGCATCAATCAAAACATTGGACTACCGCCTACAAGTATGAATTTTAGGACGCCTCAAGCGACCCTAGAAGAATTTATATTCTCTTGTAGGGAAGATGATTTTGAGGCGGCGGCATATGCCTTAAATCTTAATCGCATGCCAAGTAGTCTCACTAAGGAAAAGGCCGCCATACTTGCTGAAAAATTATTTTTTGTAATTAACCAACGCGTTGCTATTGAATGGGGATCTGTATCAGATCGTCCAGATGGTCAAATTGATATTCAAACAGCGACCAACCAGGCGATAGCTGGTAAACCTAGACGTAGTGTATATTTTGGTCAGGTAGATCTAAATGGTCGTGATGCAGTATTAAGGTTGCAACGAGTCAAGTATTTAGATTACGGTGCTTTTTGGTTGATTAGTGCCGATACTGTTGAGAATATCGAGGAGCTTTATGAAGTATATGGTCCCAGGAAACTGGACCGTATGATTCCCAGTTGGGCTAGATTTGACTTTCTAGGCATTCCTGTTTGGAAATTAGTAGGAACGCTCTTGCTTTTGGGTATTGCTTTTTTAATGGGTAAGCTCGTTTCAAGGGTAATGCTTTGGGCCTTCAAGAATTCAAGATTTTCATGGTTGCGAGTTGTTCATGACACTTTATCAAAACCTACAGGCTTTGCCGTTGCCGTTTTGTTCTTTTACATCACCTTGAACTCCTTGATTAGTTTTAGCGGAAATCTTGCCAGCTGGGTATATTCCTTCTTATTGATTGTGGTAATTTGTTCTATTACTTATTTGATCATGAAATTTATTGACAGTTTCATGATTTATGTTGCTGAAAATAGGATAGGAGATACCAATCCGGAAGAAAACAGCAGCGCCCGTCAAATGTTGACCTATGTGTCTGTCGCCCGTCGTGTGGTCACCTTTATCATTATCATTATTGGGTTTATAGTAATTATAGGACAATTTCGGTCTTTAGAAAAACTAGGAATTTCTTTACTGGCATCAGCGGGTGTTTTGACAGTTGTTCTAGGTGTTGCGGCACAAAGTACGTTAGGAAATATTATCGCAGGAGTTCAAATCGCATTGACCAGCCCAGCAAAAATCGGAGACACGGTTTACATTGATGATGAATGGTGTTACGTGGAAGACATACGATTTACTTTTATGGTGGTAAGAACCTGGGATCAGCGTAGGCTCGTGATCCCATTGAAATATATCATTAGTAATATTTTTGAAAACTGGTCGATGACGAATCCGCATCAAGTGAGACCCATCATTGTGCATGCAGATTATCGCATTAATGTTGAGGATGTAAGGAAGAAGTATGACGAGCTGCTGCACAGCAATGACAAATGGGATGAAGAACATGAGCCAGTGATTCAAGTCGTAGAAGCAGAGAAAGATACCATACAGATACGAGCGCTATGTTCTGGTAAAGATGCCAGTACCACCTGGGCCTTACACTGTGAATTGAGAGAGCAATTGGTAGACTACATTGCTAGTTTAGAAGATGGACTTTACTTAAATCGCACAAGGGTGGAGCTTGATGACTTAAGAACGGAAGCTGAATCTAATTCTAAAACGTAA
- the rlmF gene encoding 23S rRNA (adenine(1618)-N(6))-methyltransferase RlmF, with translation MHIRNIHRYGYDFPKLVAAHPALEQHLVTTPTGAISIDFSQATSILEFNTALLKHHYGVKYWKLPENTLYPPIPGRADYIHHIADLVGKGSKTGLDIGCGASAIYPILGNAIYDYKMVGSDVDADSIASAKDNTLKNPNIEIRLQEDRSNILEGVIQEGEQFDFTMCNPPFYTSKEEADKANLKKQRKLGTTENGRNFSGMSHELWCNGGEALFVKRLIKESVKFKDQVGWFTSLISQKQSVSKLEKQAKKLKAEVQVIPMQTGNKESRIIAWRFSKESTSSST, from the coding sequence GTGCATATAAGAAACATACATAGATACGGCTACGACTTTCCTAAACTGGTAGCCGCGCATCCAGCGCTAGAGCAGCATTTAGTCACGACACCTACAGGCGCCATAAGCATCGATTTTAGTCAGGCGACTTCTATTTTAGAATTCAACACCGCACTGCTTAAACACCATTATGGAGTCAAATACTGGAAATTACCAGAAAATACGCTTTATCCACCCATCCCGGGCCGTGCTGATTACATTCATCATATTGCAGACCTGGTAGGTAAAGGTTCTAAAACTGGCCTGGATATAGGCTGTGGAGCAAGTGCCATTTATCCCATCCTAGGAAACGCCATTTATGATTATAAAATGGTAGGTAGTGATGTTGACGCAGATAGTATCGCTTCCGCGAAAGACAATACGCTTAAAAACCCAAACATTGAAATACGGTTGCAGGAAGACCGCTCCAACATCTTGGAAGGAGTTATTCAGGAAGGCGAGCAGTTTGATTTCACGATGTGCAATCCGCCTTTTTATACCAGTAAGGAAGAGGCCGACAAGGCTAATCTAAAAAAACAGCGAAAGCTAGGCACTACTGAAAATGGCCGCAATTTTTCTGGAATGTCTCACGAATTGTGGTGTAACGGTGGTGAAGCCTTATTTGTAAAACGACTGATCAAAGAATCTGTAAAGTTCAAAGATCAAGTGGGCTGGTTCACAAGTTTGATTTCGCAAAAACAAAGCGTTTCTAAACTAGAGAAACAAGCAAAGAAATTAAAAGCGGAAGTTCAAGTGATCCCGATGCAAACAGGAAACAAGGAAAGTAGAATAATCGCGTGGAGATTCAGTAAAGAATCAACATCCTCATCGACCTAA
- a CDS encoding DEAD/DEAH box helicase, with the protein MKTFEELQLKTPLKNGLDDLGFQTMTPIQEEAFPAILSGRDMIGIAQTGTGKTLGYMLPLLHELKYSESPDPRILVLVPTRELVVQVVEQIDAYAKYINVRILGIYGGVNINTQKRELGEGCDIVVATPGRLYDLIIAQSVKLKFCKKIVIDEVDVMLDLGFRFQLNNIFDHLPSKRQNVMFSATMTDDIEEFIVAYFFNPLKVSIAVSGTPLENIEQSSYPVENFYTKANLLMHLLSDKEEYSKVVVFVPNKKSADRLQEVMAPHYGKEIAVIHSNKTQNYRLRSIELFDSGQCRILIATDVMARGLDLSKVSHVINMDVPRYAENYMHRIGRTGRAEEKGKSILFFTEQEATLKKDIEDLMDRKIDVIDFPEVVEVSSQKTPEESPIKREHHNPHAVIEDERGDSFHEKKDKNKKENLGGSYRREIAKKYKKPKTRGDKNYNKRNKK; encoded by the coding sequence ATGAAAACCTTTGAGGAACTACAATTAAAAACACCGCTCAAGAATGGATTGGACGATCTAGGATTCCAGACCATGACGCCTATACAAGAGGAAGCTTTTCCGGCAATTCTATCAGGTAGGGACATGATTGGGATTGCGCAGACCGGTACTGGTAAGACCTTAGGGTATATGTTGCCGTTACTGCATGAGTTGAAATACAGCGAGAGCCCAGATCCACGTATTTTAGTTTTAGTACCTACACGAGAATTGGTCGTTCAAGTGGTGGAGCAGATAGACGCTTACGCGAAATATATTAATGTCCGAATTCTAGGGATCTATGGAGGGGTTAACATAAATACCCAAAAGAGAGAATTAGGTGAGGGCTGTGACATTGTGGTGGCAACACCAGGAAGATTATACGACCTTATTATAGCACAATCTGTAAAACTGAAGTTTTGCAAAAAGATTGTGATTGATGAGGTAGATGTGATGCTCGACTTAGGATTCCGCTTTCAGCTGAACAATATTTTTGACCACTTGCCTTCAAAGCGGCAGAATGTAATGTTCTCTGCCACCATGACGGATGATATCGAGGAATTTATTGTCGCTTACTTTTTCAATCCTTTAAAGGTGAGTATCGCAGTGTCAGGAACACCACTAGAAAACATCGAGCAATCCAGTTATCCAGTAGAAAACTTTTATACTAAGGCTAATTTATTAATGCACTTACTCTCTGACAAAGAGGAGTATTCCAAGGTAGTGGTATTTGTTCCAAACAAAAAAAGTGCAGACCGCTTACAAGAGGTGATGGCCCCACATTATGGTAAGGAGATCGCTGTGATTCATTCCAATAAAACACAAAATTACCGCCTGCGTAGTATTGAATTATTTGACAGCGGGCAGTGTCGTATATTGATAGCGACTGATGTTATGGCGCGTGGTTTAGATTTATCTAAGGTATCGCATGTAATCAACATGGATGTCCCTCGCTATGCAGAAAACTACATGCACCGCATAGGTAGAACGGGTAGGGCAGAGGAAAAAGGGAAGTCTATTTTGTTTTTTACTGAGCAGGAAGCAACCCTTAAAAAGGATATTGAAGATTTGATGGATCGTAAGATTGATGTGATCGATTTTCCAGAAGTAGTGGAAGTCTCCAGCCAAAAAACGCCTGAAGAAAGTCCTATCAAACGCGAGCATCACAATCCGCATGCGGTAATTGAAGATGAGCGTGGCGATTCCTTTCATGAGAAAAAAGATAAGAATAAGAAAGAAAATCTAGGTGGTAGTTACCGCAGAGAAATTGCCAAAAAGTATAAGAAACCTAAGACTCGCGGTGATAAGAATTATAACAAGCGCAACAAAAAATAA
- a CDS encoding heavy metal translocating P-type ATPase, which yields MKHTYNIHGMTCNGCRNSVEQKLSQVNGVSNASVNLEKEEAVIQMDHHIDTATFQKALPEKYTISEKNEDKNVFASNDNNAFVKAEQEESKLQQLKPLLIILGYIAIATVLLNYQRENWDGAMLDFMGLFFIVFSFFKILDLKGFPESFRMYDPLAKVLPAYGWIYPFIETALGLMFLMRFEIPVALIATLIILGITTIGVTKILLDKKSIQCACLGTALKLPMTEATFIENAIMIVMAVVMLFKYIN from the coding sequence ATGAAACACACTTATAACATACATGGGATGACCTGCAACGGTTGTCGCAACAGCGTTGAGCAGAAGCTCTCGCAAGTAAATGGTGTCTCAAACGCATCTGTAAATCTCGAAAAAGAAGAAGCCGTTATACAAATGGATCACCATATTGACACGGCAACATTTCAAAAAGCACTTCCGGAAAAATATACCATTTCAGAAAAGAACGAAGACAAGAACGTTTTTGCTAGTAATGACAACAACGCTTTCGTGAAAGCGGAACAAGAAGAATCAAAACTGCAACAGCTCAAACCCTTGCTCATTATTTTGGGATACATCGCTATCGCAACGGTATTATTGAACTATCAGCGAGAGAATTGGGATGGTGCGATGCTGGATTTTATGGGGCTGTTCTTTATTGTTTTTAGCTTTTTCAAGATTTTGGACTTAAAAGGATTTCCGGAAAGTTTCCGCATGTACGACCCGTTGGCCAAAGTTCTTCCCGCGTACGGCTGGATTTATCCTTTTATTGAAACAGCGCTGGGTCTGATGTTCTTGATGCGTTTTGAAATACCTGTTGCATTGATAGCGACGCTGATAATTTTAGGTATAACAACTATAGGTGTTACAAAAATATTACTGGACAAAAAATCGATACAGTGTGCCTGTTTAGGAACCGCCTTGAAACTGCCCATGACCGAAGCCACTTTCATAGAAAACGCCATCATGATAGTGATGGCAGTTGTAATGCTATTTAAATATATAAACTAA
- a CDS encoding cation diffusion facilitator family transporter: MDKSIFKISKMDCPSEESMIRMKLDSVGQISKLDFDVPNRKLTIFHSGNLEDIHEAIADLKFNEELISSGPTDEVIVEDSNNQRKLLWSVLIINFAFFVIEMTTGLISKSMGLIADSLDMLADSFVYGLSLFAVGGSQLLKKRIATTAGYFQILLAIIGIVEIVRRFINPAEVPDFKTMIIVSILALLANGFCLFLLQKSKSKEAHMQASMIFTSNDVIINSGVIIAGLLVLWTGSRLPDLIVGAIVFIVVVRGALNILKLGK; the protein is encoded by the coding sequence GTGGATAAATCAATATTCAAAATATCAAAAATGGATTGCCCTTCAGAAGAATCTATGATTCGGATGAAGTTGGATTCAGTTGGTCAGATTTCAAAATTGGATTTCGATGTTCCCAATAGGAAGCTGACGATTTTCCATAGTGGCAACTTGGAAGATATTCATGAAGCCATTGCAGATTTGAAGTTTAATGAAGAATTGATTTCCTCAGGGCCAACCGATGAAGTAATTGTTGAAGACTCAAACAACCAGCGTAAGCTGCTATGGTCCGTTTTGATTATAAACTTTGCCTTTTTTGTCATTGAAATGACTACAGGCTTGATTTCAAAATCGATGGGTCTCATTGCAGACAGCCTAGACATGCTGGCAGATTCTTTTGTGTATGGGTTAAGTCTTTTTGCAGTAGGTGGTTCTCAACTACTCAAAAAGAGAATAGCAACAACTGCAGGGTATTTTCAGATACTTCTTGCGATTATTGGAATTGTAGAAATAGTGAGAAGATTTATAAATCCTGCCGAAGTTCCGGATTTTAAAACAATGATTATAGTCTCAATATTGGCTTTATTGGCTAACGGGTTTTGTCTATTTCTTCTTCAAAAATCTAAAAGTAAGGAAGCGCATATGCAGGCCAGCATGATTTTCACATCAAATGATGTAATCATTAACTCTGGAGTTATAATAGCAGGGCTTTTGGTACTATGGACTGGCTCACGATTGCCTGACTTAATTGTAGGCGCAATCGTTTTTATAGTTGTTGTCAGAGGTGCACTCAATATTTTGAAACTAGGAAAATAA
- a CDS encoding efflux RND transporter periplasmic adaptor subunit, producing MNKNILYIAIAIVIGLLAGWLIFGDSGTDTASNKDLSDLTENHDHDGETASQMWTCSMHPQIMQPEPGDCPICGMDLIPAESSAEGLAMNEIKMTDNAVALANIQTTIVGTGKTSSSDGVISLSGKIATNEENNTIQASYFDGRIERLNVNYEGQQVSRGQLLATIYSPSLIAAQQELLTAASLKDSQPALYNAVRNKLRNWKVSESQINAIESSGKVRENFPVYATVSGTVVEVMAREGDYVKQGQPILKVSNLGNVWAEFDAYESSIAQFKKGQNITITTNAYPNKEFDATISFIDPILNTATRTVTVRATLNNKENLFKPGMFVTGKVKGTTPTVSNESVTVPASAVLWTGERSLVYVKTNPNEPVFEIREVTLSNRNGDTYIVVSGLRNGEEIVTNGTFTVDAAAQLQGKKSMMNQGKEDEAMMPMAQMEMSLPIAFQQGFKKALPSYYKMKDAFVSSDAVKVSAFAKATSQQLKSLSTSSLGAMEQSHFKKSIEMLEAIVTNDLLENQRAHFVILNENMVALAKNIASVDSAIYVQKCPMADNNKGALWLSTEKNIRNPYYGEQMMTCGSVIETIQ from the coding sequence ATGAATAAGAACATTTTATATATAGCAATAGCCATAGTCATTGGACTTTTGGCTGGTTGGTTGATCTTCGGTGATAGCGGTACAGATACTGCTTCTAACAAAGATTTATCTGACTTGACAGAAAACCATGACCATGATGGGGAAACGGCAAGTCAAATGTGGACTTGCTCCATGCACCCACAAATCATGCAGCCAGAACCTGGCGATTGTCCCATTTGTGGGATGGACCTCATCCCAGCCGAATCCAGCGCAGAAGGACTGGCTATGAATGAGATCAAAATGACAGATAATGCCGTGGCACTGGCAAATATCCAGACTACCATTGTTGGCACTGGAAAGACGTCCAGCAGTGATGGGGTTATTTCTCTATCTGGTAAGATCGCAACTAATGAAGAGAACAACACCATACAGGCGAGTTATTTTGATGGCCGTATAGAGCGTTTGAATGTCAATTATGAAGGCCAGCAGGTCAGTCGTGGTCAATTATTGGCAACCATTTATTCACCTAGTCTAATAGCGGCGCAGCAGGAACTTCTTACCGCAGCATCCCTGAAAGATTCTCAGCCAGCATTATACAACGCCGTTCGTAATAAATTAAGAAACTGGAAGGTTTCAGAAAGCCAAATCAATGCTATTGAATCATCCGGCAAAGTGCGAGAAAATTTCCCAGTATACGCTACCGTTTCTGGTACCGTGGTTGAGGTGATGGCGCGGGAAGGCGATTATGTCAAACAAGGACAACCTATTTTGAAGGTGAGCAATCTGGGTAATGTTTGGGCAGAATTTGATGCGTATGAAAGCAGTATAGCCCAATTTAAAAAGGGTCAAAATATAACCATAACTACTAATGCGTATCCTAACAAGGAGTTTGACGCCACCATATCCTTTATCGATCCTATTTTAAACACGGCCACGAGAACGGTAACAGTGAGAGCGACTTTAAATAACAAAGAGAACCTGTTTAAACCAGGAATGTTTGTCACTGGAAAAGTGAAGGGTACGACCCCTACTGTTTCAAATGAATCTGTGACTGTTCCTGCAAGTGCGGTATTATGGACAGGAGAACGGTCGCTGGTGTATGTAAAAACAAATCCTAATGAACCTGTTTTTGAAATCCGCGAAGTGACTTTAAGCAATCGAAACGGAGACACTTATATAGTGGTTTCTGGATTGAGAAATGGCGAGGAGATTGTCACTAACGGGACCTTTACTGTAGATGCTGCGGCGCAGTTGCAAGGCAAAAAGTCGATGATGAATCAAGGTAAAGAAGATGAAGCGATGATGCCTATGGCGCAGATGGAAATGAGTCTTCCAATAGCTTTTCAGCAAGGTTTCAAAAAAGCCTTGCCTTCTTATTATAAAATGAAAGATGCCTTTGTGAGCAGTGATGCTGTAAAGGTTTCCGCTTTCGCGAAAGCGACCTCTCAACAATTAAAATCACTTTCCACGTCCAGCCTGGGAGCTATGGAGCAATCTCATTTCAAAAAATCTATAGAGATGCTGGAAGCGATCGTTACAAACGATTTGCTAGAGAACCAGCGAGCTCATTTTGTGATTCTTAATGAGAACATGGTTGCGCTGGCTAAAAACATCGCATCTGTGGATAGCGCTATTTACGTTCAAAAATGTCCAATGGCTGATAACAACAAAGGCGCCCTATGGTTGAGTACCGAGAAAAATATCCGGAATCCGTATTATGGCGAGCAGATGATGACTTGCGGTAGCGTGATTGAAACAATTCAATAG